In Oscillatoria salina IIICB1, the DNA window ATCGCCTTATTTTCAACGTGCAAAATATGATATAATCGAGACAATTTGTCTGCCAATTATCTCAACCAAGATAACCAAGCAGACCAATTTTGAACCAAATTTGCTAACTCAGTATAACCCGCATCTCTAGGATGAGCGCCATCATTTGCAATAGCTTCACTCAACCAAACTTGAGAAGCTTGTAAAGGCGTAAAAACATCTAAATAAGGTATATTTAACTGAGAACAAAGTTCAGCAAATTTGTCAGATAAACGAGCAATTCTTTGATTTTGTGCTATATCGTCTGCTATCGGCGGAATTCCCACCATTAACACGGGAAATTCTTGTTTCGCTACTTT includes these proteins:
- a CDS encoding GDSL-type esterase/lipase family protein produces the protein QYNLGVRGETSLDIKLRWYQEVSCRLPKTADSRVIFSFGANDTTKAEGKTRVDFEDSGRNLESILKVAKQEFPVLMVGIPPIADDIAQNQRIARLSDKFAELCSQLNIPYLDVFTPLQASQVWLSEAIANDGAHPRDAGYTELANLVQNWSAWLSWLR